One Lycium barbarum isolate Lr01 chromosome 5, ASM1917538v2, whole genome shotgun sequence genomic window carries:
- the LOC132640585 gene encoding pentatricopeptide repeat-containing protein At3g49740, giving the protein MNWTRYNKLTTITESSNTKQLIKLNCLLSNFTHSHQFLNALHLFYKIHSSNQLKPDHYTLSTTLTACSNIVHHTTKFGNQLHAFAIKTRLKEYSHVSNSLLSLYSKSKDLCSVKRVFKEIETPDVYSWTTLLSACTKLGEVGYACKVFDEMPQRNLAVWNAMITGCADSGCHGVALDLFKRMHFSGVRCDNYAFASVLSLCDLELLDFGRQVHSIVIKTGCLARASVINALVTMYFNCKNDFDAFGVFQEAGDEVPDHVTYNAMIAGLVSMERVEEALMMFKDMQMFSLRPTELTFVSIMSSYSCIRISSQLHTQVVRTGLEKYTSIANATITMYASCGDVNAAFLVFERLKEKDNVSWNAMITSYAQNSLGREAIFTYVKMQKEGIKADEFTIGSILASSESLVVVEMILGVVLKKALILKTEVSNALLSAFCKHGEMKQAYQVFHDMFPRNMISWNTLISGCHLNGLPMDCLHLFSEIVREGLMPNPFTLSIIMSVCASISALQQGKEIHTYTLKSGLFLEISLGNALITLYAKCGMLNWSLKVFQMMIEKDVVSWNSIITAYAQHGKGKEAITCFEMMQELGGVKPDNTTFNAVLSACSHSGLIDKGIEVFTSMVRTYGIEPTADHLSCIVDLLGRAGYLDEAEKLIKDRHVDVDSTVWWTLFSSCAAYGNVRLGRIAAGFLLETEKNNPSVYVLLSNIYASAENWEDSANVRKLMNKCGVLKQPGSSWIGS; this is encoded by the coding sequence ATGAACTGGACGCGTTACAACAAACTAACTACCATAACTGAAAGCTCGAACACAAAACAACTCATCAAACTCAATTGCCTTCTTTCAAACTTTACTCATTCCCACCAATTCTTGAATGCTCTTCACCTCTTCTACAAAATCCACTCTTCCAATCAGCTAAAACCAGACCATTATACCCTTTCAACAACCTTAACTGCCTGTTCTAACATCGTACATCACACAACTAAATTCGGCAACCAGCTACACGCATTTGCCATTAAAACAAGACTTAAAGAATACTCTCACGTATCGAATTCACTCCTTTCGTTGTATTCCAAGTCGAAAGATTTGTGTTCAGTGAAAAGGGTATTTAAGGAAATTGAAACTCCAGATGTTTATTCATGGACAACGTTGTTGTCTGCTTGTACTAAGTTGGGTGAAGTTGGGTATGCTTGTAAGGTGTTCGATGAAATGCCGCAGAGAAATTTGGCTGTCTGGAACGCGATGATTACAGGGTGTGCTGATAGCGGGTGTCACGGGGTTGCTTTGGATTTGTTTAAAAGAATGCATTTTTCGGGTGTTAGATGTGATAATTATGCTTTTGCTAGTGTTTTAAGTTTGTGTGATTTGGAGTTATTGGATTTTGGAAGACAAGTGCATTCGATTGTCATTAAAACGGGGTGTTTGGCTAGAGCTTCGGTGATTAATGCGTTGGTTACGATGTATTTTAACTGTAAGAATGATTTCGATGCTTTTGGAGTATTTCAAGAAGCTGGGGATGAAGTGCCTGATCATGTAACGTATAATGCAATGATCGCTGGTTTAGTGAGTATGGAAAGAGTTGAGGAGGCCTTAATGATGTTCAAGGATATGCAAATGTTTTCTTTGAGACCCACTGAGCTCACGTTCGTGAGCATAATGAGttcatattcatgtattagaataTCTTCTCAACTGCATACTCAAGTTGTGAGAACAGGCTTAGAAAAATATACATCTATAGCTAATGCAACTATAACCATGTATGCAAGTTGTGGGGACGTGAATGCAGCCTTTTTAGTTTTTGAAAGATTAAAGGAGAAAGATAATGTTTCGTGGAATGCCATGATTACGAGCTATGCCCAAAATAGTTTGGGGAGAGAAGCAATTTTCACATACGTCAAGATGCAGAAGGAAGGGATAAAGGCAGATGAGTTTACAATAGGAAGCATACTAGCGAGCTCAGAATCTCTGGTAGTTGTTGAAATGATTTTAGGTGTTGTTTTAAAGAAGGCACTTATCTTGAAGACTGAAGTATCTAACGCACTGCTCTCTGCCTTCTGTAAGCATGGTGAAATGAAACAGGCTTATCAAGTTTTTCATGACATGTTTCCTAGAAACATGATCTCTTGGAACACATTGATTTCTGGTTGTCATCTAAACGGACTACCCATGGATTGCTTGCACCTGTTTTCTGAGATTGTTAGAGAAGGTTTGATGCCTAACCCTTTTACTCTCAGCATCATTATGAGTGTTTGTGCCAGCATTTCAGCTCTACAACAAGGGAAGGAGATTCACACTTACACTCTCAAATCTGGATTGTTTTTAGAAATATCCTTAGGAAATGCTCTCATCACTTTATATGCAAAATGTGGAATGTTGAATTGGTCTCTAAAGGTGTTCCAGATGATGATAGAAAAAGATGTAGTCTCTTGGAATTCGATTATTACTGCCTATGCTCAGCATGGGAAAGGCAAGGAAGCTATAACTTGCTTTGAGATGATGCAAGAATTAGGTGGGGTCAAACCAGATAACACCACCTTTAATGCAGTTCTGTCAGCTTGCAGCCATTCAGGCTTAATTGATAAAGGCATTGAGGTTTTTACCTCTATGGTTCGTACCTATGGTATAGAGCCTACAGCAGACCACTTATCTTGCATTGTCGATCTTCTAGGTCGGGCTGGGTATCTTGATGAGGCAGAAAAACTGATTAAAGATAGGCATGTTGATGTAGATTCCACTGTTTGGTGGACACTATTCAGTTCATGTGCTGCTTATGGCAATGTTAGACTAGGCAGAATTGCTGCGGGGTTTCTGCTTGAGACCGAAAAGAATAACCCCTCGGTTTATGTGCTTTTATCCAATATTTATGCCAGTGCAGAGAACTGGGAGGACTCCGCTAATGTGAGGAAATTGATGAATAAATGTGGAGTGTTAAAGCAACCAGGAAGCAGTTGGATAGGATCCTAA